The Deinococcus wulumuqiensis R12 genome has a window encoding:
- a CDS encoding class I SAM-dependent methyltransferase yields the protein MNYDDLASIYDQQYDSYRDDLHFYAGLAERVGGRVLEIGAGSGRVTSFLTRRGVRVLGVEPSGEMRARAQARAAREGVTLDIVEGSVQTFRSDERFGLIVAPFNALMHLYTPAEQLAALQNIRAHLAAGGQFVFDLYVPRFGAMNTLRHEGETFHAPDGSRTDLFLLQRHDAPRQLITTEYFADTAAPDGTLRRAHHTLTQRYFSRFEMEWLLRCAGFETPRVTGSFQGGPLTEASEVMVFQARADSSPA from the coding sequence ATGAACTACGACGACCTCGCGTCCATCTACGACCAGCAGTACGACAGTTACCGCGACGACCTGCACTTCTACGCGGGGCTGGCCGAGCGTGTCGGGGGGCGGGTGCTGGAAATCGGCGCGGGCAGCGGGCGGGTCACGTCCTTTCTGACGCGGCGCGGCGTGCGGGTGCTGGGCGTCGAGCCGAGCGGCGAAATGCGGGCCAGGGCGCAGGCGCGGGCGGCGCGGGAAGGCGTCACCCTCGACATCGTGGAAGGCAGCGTCCAGACGTTTCGCAGCGACGAACGCTTCGGCCTGATTGTCGCGCCGTTCAATGCCCTGATGCACCTGTACACCCCCGCCGAGCAGCTGGCGGCGCTGCAAAACATCCGCGCCCATCTCGCAGCTGGCGGGCAGTTCGTCTTTGACCTGTACGTGCCACGTTTCGGGGCCATGAACACGCTGCGGCACGAAGGCGAGACCTTTCACGCGCCGGACGGCTCACGCACCGACCTCTTTTTATTGCAGCGCCACGACGCGCCCCGGCAGCTCATCACCACCGAGTATTTTGCCGACACTGCCGCGCCGGACGGCACCCTGCGCCGCGCCCACCACACGCTGACCCAGCGGTATTTCAGCCGCTTCGAGATGGAATGGCTGCTGCGCTGCGCGGGCTTTGAAACGCCGCGTGTGACGGGCAGTTTTCAGGGCGGCCCGCTGACCGAGGCCAGCGAAGTGATGGTCTTTCAGGCGCGGGCCGATTCTTCCCCGGCCTGA
- the hpf gene encoding ribosome hibernation-promoting factor, HPF/YfiA family, whose amino-acid sequence MQIYQLSGRNVEVTEAMREYVQEKLSRLDRYNDQITDARVTLTVRDVRNNERRNRVEVQLNVPHGIIRAEEHHADMYAAIDKASDVLERQLRKFKTRYMKQRQEGRPEPLPGPAEAAVANGGDMDDVTEFHPEIVRQKRFELRPMSAEDAVVQMEALGHDFYVFQDMQGQTGVVYRRKDGHYGLIGAN is encoded by the coding sequence GTGCAGATCTATCAGCTCTCTGGCCGCAACGTCGAAGTCACCGAAGCCATGCGCGAGTACGTCCAGGAAAAGCTCTCGCGCCTAGACCGGTACAACGACCAGATCACCGACGCCCGCGTGACCCTGACGGTGCGCGACGTTCGCAACAACGAGCGGCGCAACCGCGTGGAGGTGCAGCTCAACGTGCCCCACGGCATCATCCGCGCCGAGGAGCACCACGCGGACATGTACGCGGCGATCGACAAGGCCAGTGACGTGCTTGAGCGCCAGCTCCGCAAATTCAAGACCCGCTACATGAAGCAGCGTCAGGAGGGCCGCCCCGAACCCCTGCCCGGTCCCGCCGAGGCGGCGGTGGCAAATGGTGGGGATATGGACGACGTGACCGAGTTTCATCCCGAAATCGTTCGCCAGAAGCGCTTCGAGCTGCGGCCCATGTCCGCCGAGGACGCCGTGGTGCAGATGGAAGCCCTGGGCCACGACTTCTACGTCTTTCAGGATATGCAGGGGCAGACCGGCGTGGTCTACCGCCGCAAGGACGGGCATTACGGTCTGATCGGCGCGAACTGA
- a CDS encoding TetR/AcrR family transcriptional regulator: MKVDRQEQDEARRTRIARAAFELFARTGLDSVSAQDIARAAFVSRTNLYRYFPSKTHMLLAHFERTVGETRAEALRRLSSGAAPQAVWQLVTARMADLGVRYQHLVGAVGQAVLGRSRPGEGAAGGPLAQEWQTAQTLVSLVEPVLSAMRQQGKLRPDADTRFLAALLVDACLMSLLHGGHRNQREVLLDWQDRFLLLMQGALQPKPGTGALPPLDPQGDDPPGNSHESEK; the protein is encoded by the coding sequence ATGAAGGTGGACCGTCAGGAACAGGACGAAGCCCGGCGCACGCGCATCGCTCGGGCGGCCTTCGAACTCTTCGCCCGCACCGGGCTGGACAGCGTGAGCGCCCAGGACATCGCCCGGGCGGCGTTCGTCAGCCGGACCAACCTCTACCGTTACTTTCCCAGCAAGACCCATATGCTGCTCGCGCACTTCGAGCGCACGGTGGGCGAAACGCGGGCCGAGGCGCTGCGCCGCCTGAGCAGTGGCGCGGCCCCGCAGGCCGTGTGGCAACTGGTCACGGCCCGCATGGCCGACCTCGGCGTGCGTTACCAGCACCTCGTGGGCGCGGTGGGGCAGGCGGTGCTGGGCCGCAGCCGACCCGGTGAGGGCGCGGCGGGCGGCCCCCTGGCGCAGGAGTGGCAGACGGCGCAAACACTGGTGAGCCTGGTCGAGCCGGTGCTCAGCGCCATGCGGCAACAGGGCAAGCTGCGGCCCGACGCCGACACCCGCTTTCTGGCGGCGCTGCTGGTGGACGCCTGCCTGATGTCGCTGCTGCACGGCGGGCACCGCAACCAGCGCGAGGTGCTGCTCGACTGGCAGGACCGCTTCCTGCTGCTGATGCAGGGGGCGCTGCAACCCAAACCGGGCACGGGTGCCCTGCCACCTCTGGACCCGCAGGGCGACGACCCTCCCGGCAACTCGCACGAATCAGAAAAATAG
- the scpA gene encoding methylmalonyl-CoA mutase, with protein sequence MTDLSAWKAVARKDLKGAEPETLSRETPEGLTLKPLYTRADTAGLNTDTLPGLPPYTRGPRATMYAARPWTIRQYAGFSTAEESNAFYRRNLAAGQKGLSVAFDLATHRGYDSDHPRVVGDVGKAGVAIDSVEDMKILFDDIPLSEMSVSMTMNGAVLPILAGYIVAGLEQGARLDELSGTIQNDILKEFMVRNTYIYPPEPSMRIIADIIEYTAQHMPRFNSISISGYHLQEAGANAALELAYTLSDGLEYVRAALGKGLDVDTFAPRLSFFFAIGMNFYTEVAKLRAARLLWDELMSQFQPKNPMSRALRTHCQTSGWSLTEQDPYNNVIRTAVEAMAAVFGGTQSLHTNSFDEAIGLPTDFSARIARNTQLIIQEETGIPHVIDPWGGSYLMERLTHDLADKARELMREVEQLGGMAKAIESGVPKLRIEESAARKQARIDRGEDVIVGVNKYRPTQDTPVDVLDIDNAAVRESQIARLNRVRAERDTAAVQKALTALTEAARSSTGNLLALSVEAMRVRCTLGEVSDALEKVWGRHQAEVRTLSGVYAAGYEGDEDFSALQRDIDAFAEAEGRRPRILVVKMGQDGHDRGAKVIATGFADLGFDVDVGPLFQTPEEAARQAVENDVHVVGVSSQAAGHKTLVPQLIQALRAEGADDILVVVGGVIPQQDYPALREAGAAGIFGPGTPIMQSAREVLELLRK encoded by the coding sequence ATGACCGACCTGAGCGCGTGGAAAGCCGTCGCCCGCAAGGACCTGAAAGGGGCCGAGCCGGAGACGCTCAGCCGCGAAACCCCCGAGGGCCTGACCCTCAAACCGCTCTACACTCGCGCCGACACGGCGGGGCTGAACACCGACACCCTGCCCGGCCTGCCGCCCTACACCCGCGGCCCCCGCGCCACCATGTACGCGGCCCGGCCCTGGACGATTCGGCAATACGCGGGCTTTTCCACCGCCGAGGAGTCCAACGCCTTTTACCGCCGCAACCTAGCGGCGGGGCAAAAGGGCCTGTCGGTGGCCTTCGACCTCGCCACCCACCGGGGCTACGACTCCGACCACCCCCGCGTGGTGGGCGACGTGGGCAAGGCGGGCGTGGCGATCGATTCCGTCGAGGACATGAAAATCCTGTTCGACGACATTCCGCTCAGCGAGATGTCCGTCTCCATGACCATGAACGGCGCGGTGCTGCCCATCCTGGCCGGGTACATCGTGGCGGGGCTGGAGCAGGGCGCGCGGCTCGACGAGCTGTCCGGCACCATCCAGAACGACATTCTCAAAGAGTTCATGGTGCGCAACACCTACATCTATCCGCCCGAGCCGTCCATGCGGATTATTGCCGACATCATCGAGTACACCGCGCAACATATGCCGCGTTTCAACTCGATTTCGATTTCCGGCTACCACCTCCAGGAAGCCGGGGCCAACGCCGCGCTCGAACTCGCCTACACCCTCTCCGACGGCCTGGAATATGTCCGCGCCGCGCTGGGCAAGGGGCTGGACGTGGACACCTTCGCGCCCCGGCTGAGCTTCTTCTTCGCCATCGGCATGAATTTCTACACCGAGGTCGCCAAGCTCCGCGCCGCCCGGCTGCTGTGGGACGAGCTGATGAGCCAGTTTCAGCCCAAAAACCCCATGAGCCGCGCCCTGCGGACCCACTGCCAGACTTCGGGCTGGTCGCTGACCGAGCAGGACCCCTACAACAACGTCATCCGCACGGCGGTGGAGGCGATGGCGGCGGTGTTCGGCGGCACGCAGAGCCTGCACACCAACTCCTTCGACGAGGCCATCGGACTGCCCACCGACTTTTCCGCCCGGATTGCGCGGAACACGCAGCTCATCATTCAGGAAGAAACCGGCATTCCCCACGTCATCGACCCCTGGGGCGGCTCGTACCTGATGGAGCGGCTGACCCACGACCTCGCAGACAAGGCCCGCGAACTGATGCGCGAGGTGGAGCAGCTGGGCGGCATGGCAAAGGCCATCGAGTCAGGCGTGCCCAAACTCCGTATCGAGGAGTCGGCGGCCCGCAAACAGGCCCGCATCGACCGGGGCGAGGACGTGATTGTGGGCGTCAACAAGTACCGCCCCACGCAGGACACCCCGGTGGACGTGCTCGACATCGACAACGCCGCCGTGCGCGAGTCGCAGATTGCCCGCCTGAACAGGGTCAGGGCGGAGCGCGACACGGCAGCGGTGCAAAAGGCCCTGACCGCCCTCACCGAAGCCGCCCGCAGCAGCACGGGCAACCTGCTGGCGCTGAGTGTGGAGGCCATGCGGGTGCGCTGCACGCTGGGCGAAGTCAGTGACGCGCTGGAAAAAGTCTGGGGCCGCCATCAGGCCGAGGTGCGGACGCTGAGTGGCGTCTACGCGGCGGGCTACGAGGGCGACGAGGACTTCTCGGCCCTGCAACGCGACATCGACGCCTTTGCCGAAGCCGAGGGCCGCCGCCCGCGCATTCTGGTCGTCAAGATGGGGCAGGACGGGCACGACCGGGGCGCCAAAGTCATTGCCACCGGCTTTGCCGACCTGGGCTTCGACGTGGACGTGGGTCCGCTGTTCCAGACCCCCGAGGAAGCGGCGCGGCAGGCCGTCGAAAACGACGTGCACGTGGTCGGCGTTTCCAGTCAGGCGGCGGGCCACAAGACGCTGGTGCCGCAGCTCATTCAGGCGCTGAGGGCCGAGGGCGCGGACGACATTCTGGTGGTCGTCGGCGGCGTGATTCCCCAGCAGGACTACCCGGCCCTGCGCGAAGCGGGCGCGGCGGGCATCTTCGGCCCCGGCACGCCGATCATGCAAAGTGCGCGGGAAGTGCTGGAACTGCTCAGGAAGTGA
- a CDS encoding glycosyltransferase family 2 protein produces MSVGTSASPTPRVAVVIPAYNEQETVGNVVRAALTLTPEVVVASDGSADATAQVARTAGAKVVELLENAGKGPALAAALQATDAEYVVMLDADLQGLTREHLDVLLRPVLDGSLDMTIGVFAGGSFASDFGNKMTPQLSGQRACRRDWLLGVPRLATERWPEPAITSHLKATDARWAYVELPQLAQVLKETKRGFWSGLGARSKMYGHLLTFWVRKRRGE; encoded by the coding sequence ATGAGTGTCGGCACTTCCGCTTCCCCAACGCCCCGCGTGGCGGTGGTCATTCCGGCCTACAACGAACAGGAGACGGTGGGCAACGTGGTCCGGGCCGCCCTGACCCTGACGCCCGAGGTGGTGGTGGCCTCCGACGGCAGCGCCGACGCCACCGCGCAGGTGGCCCGCACCGCCGGGGCCAAAGTGGTCGAGCTGCTGGAAAACGCGGGCAAGGGTCCGGCGCTGGCCGCCGCCCTTCAGGCCACCGACGCCGAATATGTGGTGATGCTCGACGCCGACCTTCAGGGCCTGACCCGCGAGCACCTCGACGTGCTGCTGCGCCCGGTGCTGGACGGCTCGCTGGACATGACCATCGGCGTGTTCGCGGGAGGCAGCTTCGCGTCGGACTTCGGCAACAAGATGACCCCGCAGCTCAGCGGGCAGCGGGCCTGCCGCCGCGACTGGCTGCTGGGCGTGCCCCGGCTCGCCACCGAGCGTTGGCCCGAACCGGCCATCACCTCGCACCTCAAGGCCACCGACGCCCGCTGGGCCTACGTGGAACTCCCGCAGCTCGCGCAGGTGCTCAAGGAAACCAAACGCGGCTTCTGGAGCGGACTGGGCGCCCGCAGCAAGATGTACGGACACCTGCTGACCTTCTGGGTCCGCAAACGCCGGGGGGAATAG
- the alr gene encoding alanine racemase: MLSRAVAHISAAALDHNLSTLAQRSGTRLLLPVKADAYGHGMEVVARRAAAHPDVWGLAVATPAEAETLARLNLGRPVLLLTPPAPEEVGPLADLGVRLPVGTLAEVDALPAHAQAHLKVDTGMNRLGARPADAVAVGRALAGRGQLEGIYTHFATADEPDLTFARTQLGRFRAVLDALPPALAHCANGGGVLSFGQIEGMSLARPGLAAYGYVPEHLRRVCPLRPVMTVRARVNQHHTVYPGETVSYGALWRAERETEVAVVGMGYADGYPRNATLKAEVLIGGERRPVLGRICMDQFMVDVTGLDVQPGDWAELWGEGDLTATEVARWGEVIEYELLTGVGGRVERRLA, translated from the coding sequence ATGCTGTCCCGCGCTGTCGCCCACATCTCTGCCGCTGCCCTTGACCACAACCTGAGCACCCTCGCACAGCGCAGCGGCACCCGGCTGCTGCTGCCCGTCAAGGCGGACGCCTACGGGCACGGCATGGAGGTTGTCGCGCGGCGGGCGGCGGCGCACCCGGACGTGTGGGGGCTGGCGGTGGCGACCCCCGCCGAGGCCGAAACGCTGGCGCGGCTGAACCTGGGCAGGCCGGTGCTGCTGCTCACGCCGCCTGCGCCGGAGGAGGTGGGGCCGCTGGCCGACCTCGGCGTGCGGTTGCCGGTGGGCACGCTGGCCGAGGTGGACGCCCTGCCTGCCCACGCGCAGGCGCACCTGAAGGTGGACACCGGCATGAACCGCCTGGGGGCGCGGCCCGCCGACGCGGTGGCGGTGGGGCGGGCGCTGGCCGGACGCGGGCAACTCGAAGGTATTTACACCCATTTCGCCACGGCGGACGAACCCGATTTGACCTTTGCCCGGACCCAGCTGGGCCGCTTCCGCGCCGTGCTGGACGCGCTGCCCCCGGCCCTGGCCCACTGCGCCAACGGGGGCGGCGTCCTCAGCTTCGGGCAGATAGAGGGCATGAGTCTGGCCCGGCCAGGGCTGGCGGCCTACGGCTACGTGCCGGAGCACCTGCGCCGCGTCTGCCCGCTGCGCCCGGTGATGACCGTGCGGGCACGGGTCAACCAGCACCACACCGTGTATCCCGGCGAAACGGTCAGTTACGGCGCCCTGTGGCGGGCGGAGCGCGAAACCGAGGTCGCGGTGGTCGGCATGGGCTACGCCGACGGCTACCCCCGGAACGCCACGCTGAAGGCCGAAGTCCTTATCGGCGGAGAGCGCCGCCCGGTGCTGGGGCGCATCTGCATGGACCAGTTCATGGTGGACGTGACCGGGCTGGACGTGCAGCCCGGCGACTGGGCCGAGCTGTGGGGCGAAGGCGACCTGACCGCGACGGAGGTGGCCCGCTGGGGCGAGGTCATCGAATATGAGCTGCTGACGGGCGTGGGAGGCCGGGTCGAGCGGCGGCTGGCGTAG